Within Cnuibacter physcomitrellae, the genomic segment CCTCCTTGAATCATCGAGTGATGGTCACACTACGTCGCCCCGTCGGGACAACGAGATCCTGTTTATCGCACATGGTGTCCTGATTAATAGGCTAACAGCCTCTGACGTTGCTAGCATCGCGCCATGGATCGAAATCTCTTCACGGCCGACGCTGTCCGTCCCGAGGTCGCCGCGTTCAATGCGGTCATGGCGGAGAGGACCCGCGATCTGCCAGGGATCTGGGATCTGGGGGTCGACGTCGCACGAAGCGGTGGGTTCATGCCCACCCCGCCCCCGTCCCCGCGCTCCTTCGACATCGAGATCGGTTCCGGAGTGTCGCTGCATGTCGTGCCGAGCGAGGCAGCGAGGGGGGTGCTGCTGCACATCCACGGGGGCGGCTTCATCCTGGGTGGCGCCGCCCAGCAGGATGGGATGCTGGAGAGGATCGCCGACGGCACAGGGCTGACCTGCGTGAGCGTCGAGTACCGGCTCGCCCCGGAGCACCCCTACCCGGCCGCCTGGGATGACTGCGAGCATGCGGCGCGGTGGCTGATCGACAACGCCGCACGAGAGTTCGGATCCGACTCGCTCGTCATCGCGGGGGAGTCCGCCGGCGCGCTCCTCGCCGTCGCGACCCTGCTGCGCTTGCGAGATCGGGGCCCGGCTCAGCCGTTCCGGGGCGCGGCGTTGAGCTTCGGCGTGTACGACTCGACGAT encodes:
- a CDS encoding alpha/beta hydrolase, which translates into the protein MDRNLFTADAVRPEVAAFNAVMAERTRDLPGIWDLGVDVARSGGFMPTPPPSPRSFDIEIGSGVSLHVVPSEAARGVLLHIHGGGFILGGAAQQDGMLERIADGTGLTCVSVEYRLAPEHPYPAAWDDCEHAARWLIDNAAREFGSDSLVIAGESAGALLAVATLLRLRDRGPAQPFRGAALSFGVYDSTMTPSQARATTGVLKARDIAKIVDSYAPDASLRRDPELSPLYADLRGLPPALFSVGTLDAMLDDSLFMYGRWLAAGSEAELAVYPGADHAFIEGPHPLAPEANARIDAFLAARASGE